In Mus caroli chromosome 9, CAROLI_EIJ_v1.1, whole genome shotgun sequence, a single window of DNA contains:
- the Pate3 gene encoding prostate and testis expressed protein 3 has protein sequence MNKHFLLLFSLFYFIVEATSLKCVTCHLRTQSDHCRRGFGVCLAQKHEICMSLRIYFSGSLQLSYMVCQRFCKNLTYIFNNRTYTHKCCNSDFCNFTL, from the exons ATGAACAAACACTTCTTGctgctcttctccctcttctactTCATTGTGG AAGCAACATCACTGAAGTGTGTAACATGCCACCTTCGCACACAGTCAGACCACTGCAGAAGAGGCTTTGGTGTTTGCCTTGCTCAGAAACACGAAATATGCATGAGCCTGAGGATCTACTTCA GTGGCTCTCTCCAGTTATCATACATGGTGTGTCAGAGATTCTGCAAGAATTTGACATACATTTTCAACAATCGgacttatacacataaatgttGCAACTCTGATTTTTGTAACTTCACACTCTAA